Proteins found in one Lysinibacillus fusiformis genomic segment:
- the sdaAA gene encoding L-serine ammonia-lyase, iron-sulfur-dependent, subunit alpha: MDVLFHNVRELVERAEQEGKLISEIMIEQEILITGRTREEIIQQMDRNLTVMEEAIERGLQGVQSVTGLTGGDAVLLQNYIKQGKSLAGDLLLDAVSKAVATNEVNAAMGTICATPTAGSAGVVPGTLFAVKNKLNPTREQMIRYLFTSGAFGFVVANNASISGAAGGCQAEVGSAAGMAAAAIVEMAGGTPQQCSEAFAITLKNMLGLVCDPVAGLVEVPCVKRNAMGASNSLVAADMALAGVTSRIPCDEVIGAMYRIGQSMSPNLKETARGGLAATPTGKAISKAILENGGLQSIKALQ; the protein is encoded by the coding sequence ATGGACGTTTTATTTCATAATGTTCGTGAGCTTGTTGAACGAGCAGAGCAAGAAGGAAAATTAATATCAGAAATTATGATCGAACAGGAAATATTGATAACTGGCAGAACTCGCGAAGAAATCATCCAGCAAATGGATCGAAATCTAACAGTGATGGAAGAAGCAATTGAACGCGGATTACAAGGTGTGCAATCAGTAACAGGTTTAACTGGTGGGGATGCCGTATTGCTTCAAAATTATATTAAACAAGGAAAGTCACTAGCAGGTGATTTATTATTAGATGCAGTAAGTAAAGCGGTTGCAACAAATGAAGTAAATGCTGCAATGGGCACAATATGTGCAACGCCAACAGCAGGTTCGGCAGGTGTTGTACCAGGAACGCTTTTTGCTGTAAAAAACAAACTAAATCCAACTCGTGAGCAAATGATTCGTTATTTATTTACGTCAGGAGCATTTGGATTTGTGGTAGCAAATAATGCTTCCATTTCTGGGGCTGCTGGCGGTTGTCAGGCAGAGGTTGGTTCAGCCGCAGGTATGGCTGCTGCTGCTATTGTTGAAATGGCTGGAGGTACACCACAGCAATGTTCAGAAGCCTTTGCCATTACACTAAAAAATATGCTAGGACTTGTCTGTGACCCAGTAGCAGGTTTAGTTGAAGTACCATGTGTCAAACGTAATGCTATGGGTGCATCTAACTCCCTTGTAGCGGCGGATATGGCGCTTGCAGGTGTAACGAGTCGTATTCCATGTGATGAAGTAATTGGCGCAATGTATCGCATTGGACAATCTATGAGTCCAAATCTTAAAGAGACCGCACGAGGTGGTCTAGCGGCAACACCAACAGGAAAGGCTATTAGTAAAGCTATTCTTGAAAACGGTGGCTTACAAAGCATTAAAGCACTTCAATAA
- a CDS encoding LysR family transcriptional regulator, whose translation MDLRNLKTFHVVSTYLNFTKAAQILNYSQPTISQQIKALEEELGHILINRMGKKMFLSQVGKIVKEHTDRLFGIMEEMEQDLKNFEKPFGHLTIAAPEFYCGYYLSHIIGSYLKLYPHVNLKLLCANSKETAKLVSSNQADIGFVAGYPSYAGVEGILLEEEDLVLVGNPLIVKDRAVQEIFDHYPFITYGMDDSIVSCLQEIQCKPQTIVEFGSEEAIKRAVMEQVGLALLSDIIIQKEVSKGSLQVLYRFPKKLPTYLIFPQNAKTFSNVSTFIDLVKDTWKTI comes from the coding sequence ATGGATTTGCGTAATTTGAAAACGTTTCATGTTGTTTCAACTTACCTCAACTTTACAAAAGCGGCTCAAATTTTAAATTATAGCCAGCCTACAATTAGCCAACAGATTAAAGCGTTAGAGGAAGAGTTAGGACATATCTTAATTAATCGAATGGGCAAAAAAATGTTTCTTTCTCAAGTAGGAAAAATAGTAAAGGAACATACTGATCGATTATTTGGGATTATGGAAGAAATGGAACAGGATTTGAAGAATTTCGAAAAACCCTTTGGCCATTTGACAATCGCTGCGCCAGAATTTTATTGTGGCTATTATTTATCACATATTATTGGCTCGTATTTAAAACTGTACCCTCATGTAAACTTAAAACTTCTTTGTGCCAATAGTAAAGAAACAGCTAAACTTGTGAGTTCAAATCAAGCAGATATAGGTTTTGTAGCTGGCTATCCTAGTTACGCTGGTGTAGAGGGGATATTATTGGAGGAAGAGGATTTAGTGTTGGTTGGAAATCCGCTTATTGTAAAAGACCGTGCTGTGCAGGAAATATTCGATCATTATCCCTTTATAACCTATGGTATGGATGACTCTATTGTCAGTTGCCTTCAAGAAATTCAGTGTAAGCCCCAAACAATAGTGGAATTTGGAAGCGAGGAAGCAATTAAACGAGCGGTAATGGAGCAAGTAGGTCTAGCCTTGCTGAGTGATATTATTATTCAAAAAGAGGTAAGCAAAGGAAGTCTTCAAGTTCTTTACCGATTTCCTAAAAAGTTACCTACTTATTTAATCTTTCCTCAAAATGCTAAAACATTTAGTAATGTAAGTACTTTTATTGATTTAGTCAAAGATACATGGAAAACAATTTAA
- a CDS encoding YfcC family protein — MSKFIANKEIEQQKGINVYVLIFCLIVVSSILTYFIPAGSFQREEVNGRQVIQPGTFSFTEMNPIGFLDIFSSVHSGMMQGASIIFFVLIVGGTFGILSATGALESFIAMLSVKMAKREMLIIPVLMLFFACAGSLMGMSDETIVYVGILAPLAVALGFDAITGFAIVILGASVGFSAAVMNPFTVGIAQEIAGLPLFSGIAFRIVIFIVLYTVATIYVYRYARKVKNNPEIGFYGNFRNEDGGFVQGNSKMEIRHKLVMATFLLNFIVLMYGVVKLGWYITEIAGLFLLFGILMGLIGKLSPSHIANSFMKGAGDLIGGALIIGLAQSILVIFNNSGLIDTILFYTSALLDSVPPVLNAVGMFIFQLFLNFLVPSGSGQAALTMPIMAPLSDMIGVTRQTAVLAYQFGDGMSNIIFPTVGFLMAGLSIAGIPWGKWIKWIFPFMLIQVTVAVISLIIAQIIQYGPF, encoded by the coding sequence ATGAGTAAATTTATAGCTAATAAAGAAATAGAGCAACAAAAAGGAATTAATGTTTATGTGTTAATCTTTTGCCTTATTGTCGTATCATCCATTTTAACGTATTTTATTCCAGCTGGTTCATTTCAACGGGAAGAAGTTAATGGACGTCAAGTGATTCAACCTGGGACATTTAGTTTTACAGAAATGAACCCTATTGGATTTTTAGATATTTTTAGCAGTGTTCATTCTGGCATGATGCAAGGGGCAAGTATTATTTTCTTTGTATTGATTGTGGGAGGTACCTTTGGGATACTATCAGCCACAGGGGCGTTGGAATCCTTTATCGCTATGCTATCCGTAAAAATGGCTAAACGTGAAATGTTAATAATACCAGTATTGATGTTGTTTTTCGCCTGTGCTGGGTCATTAATGGGGATGTCTGATGAAACGATTGTGTATGTAGGGATTCTTGCACCGCTTGCTGTTGCCCTAGGTTTTGATGCAATTACGGGTTTTGCTATTGTTATTCTAGGTGCATCTGTCGGATTTTCGGCAGCTGTTATGAATCCGTTTACAGTAGGAATAGCGCAAGAGATTGCGGGCTTGCCATTATTTTCAGGAATTGCTTTTCGAATTGTAATTTTTATTGTCTTATACACAGTAGCAACAATATATGTATATCGCTATGCAAGAAAAGTGAAGAATAATCCCGAAATAGGGTTTTATGGGAATTTCCGCAATGAGGATGGTGGTTTCGTACAGGGGAATTCGAAAATGGAAATAAGACATAAGCTTGTTATGGCTACATTTCTATTGAATTTTATCGTGTTGATGTACGGGGTTGTAAAACTAGGTTGGTACATTACTGAAATAGCTGGTTTATTTTTATTGTTTGGTATTTTGATGGGGCTTATTGGCAAACTATCACCTTCGCATATTGCTAATTCATTTATGAAGGGTGCTGGGGATTTAATTGGTGGTGCGCTGATCATTGGATTAGCCCAGTCTATTTTAGTGATTTTCAATAACTCAGGATTAATTGATACAATCCTCTTTTACACGTCTGCATTGCTTGATTCAGTTCCACCTGTACTAAATGCAGTAGGGATGTTTATCTTCCAGTTATTTTTAAACTTTTTAGTACCATCAGGAAGTGGACAGGCTGCCTTAACAATGCCGATTATGGCACCTTTATCAGATATGATTGGCGTTACAAGACAGACAGCTGTACTTGCCTATCAATTTGGAGATGGTATGTCGAATATTATTTTCCCTACAGTAGGTTTTTTAATGGCGGGATTATCAATTGCGGGTATTCCTTGGGGTAAATGGATAAAATGGATTTTTCCGTTTATGCTTATTCAAGTAACAGTTGCTGTAATATCGCTCATTATTGCGCAAATCATACAATATGGACCTTTCTAA
- a CDS encoding M20 metallopeptidase family protein: MEIMNIKKLAEKAIEDRRHLHQYPELSGQEYETSEFIRQRLEALDIEILDYEPPGVVAFIKGTKGTKTIALRADIDALPIEEEGDKPYISHKQGIAHMCGHDGHTAILLAVATWISLNREKIEPNIKLIFQSAEEITPSGAGLLIQKGVLEDVDAIFGIHLWQGLEKGKIGLTHGPMMASIDDFEIIIQGYGGHGSMPHETIDPIYIASHLMQAFQSIISRNVNPIDAGVITVGNIQAGTTYNIIPDTAKLIGTIRALTPNTIKIIKTKMVSLTEGICRAFGAEGKIDFILGTPPLINDPTQSRIIESIVREQFGDTAFKVVEPVMGGEDFSYYLQHKPGAFVFVGMGGEKSQYPHHHPRFDVDEDVFPDAIQLFINIILQHK; this comes from the coding sequence ATGGAAATAATGAATATAAAAAAATTAGCAGAAAAGGCAATAGAGGATCGTCGTCATCTGCACCAATACCCAGAGCTTTCTGGTCAAGAATACGAAACAAGTGAGTTTATTCGCCAAAGACTAGAGGCGTTAGATATAGAAATTCTAGATTACGAACCTCCAGGTGTAGTGGCATTTATAAAAGGGACAAAGGGAACAAAGACCATTGCATTACGTGCCGATATAGATGCATTACCTATAGAAGAAGAGGGAGACAAGCCATACATTTCTCACAAGCAAGGTATTGCTCATATGTGTGGCCATGATGGTCATACTGCGATTTTATTAGCAGTTGCAACATGGATAAGCTTAAATAGGGAGAAAATCGAACCGAATATCAAGCTTATATTTCAATCGGCAGAGGAAATCACCCCAAGTGGAGCTGGTTTATTAATTCAAAAAGGTGTGTTGGAAGATGTAGATGCTATTTTTGGCATTCACCTATGGCAAGGTTTAGAGAAAGGTAAGATTGGTTTAACACATGGACCAATGATGGCTTCTATTGATGATTTTGAAATTATAATTCAAGGGTATGGTGGGCATGGATCGATGCCACATGAAACAATTGATCCTATTTATATAGCGAGCCATTTAATGCAAGCTTTTCAAAGTATCATAAGTAGAAATGTCAATCCTATCGATGCCGGTGTCATTACAGTAGGTAATATACAAGCGGGGACTACCTATAATATTATTCCTGATACGGCAAAATTAATTGGAACGATCAGAGCGTTGACACCGAACACTATAAAAATCATTAAAACGAAAATGGTAAGTTTAACAGAGGGAATTTGTCGAGCATTTGGAGCAGAGGGAAAAATCGATTTTATTTTAGGAACACCTCCGCTCATCAATGATCCGACACAATCACGAATTATTGAATCGATTGTACGGGAACAATTTGGAGATACTGCATTTAAGGTAGTTGAACCAGTCATGGGTGGAGAAGATTTTTCTTATTATTTACAACATAAGCCTGGAGCATTTGTTTTTGTAGGTATGGGTGGTGAAAAAAGCCAATATCCACATCATCATCCACGATTTGATGTAGATGAAGATGTTTTCCCTGACGCAATTCAACTATTTATAAACATTATCTTGCAACATAAATAA
- a CDS encoding mandelate racemase/muconate lactonizing enzyme family protein, whose translation MIKKIEVFAARLQLKEPFIISYVHLDDMPTILTRIETDEGVVGWGEAVPDQNVTGETWESTYHVIKHELAPLLINEDPFAVERIHKKFNEKIDGVPSAKAALDIALYDLMGKMTGQPVYQLIGGKAHEELQVPRVISIKSPEEMAKDASEFVKSGFRNIKIKVGTNAEIDIARIRAVREAIGDEVQLRVDANQGWNRMETLKVIRETTACHVDWYEQPVKAHDLRALKEIRALSPCSIMVDEGVHNIYDLVDVIEMRAADMLNIKLMKSGGIYPALALASLAEAAEMPCQVGSMVESAIGTMAGAHLAISKSIIHTNEMVGPLMFVKDVANVTYYKDILQLSHKAGLGIEVDEQYVKEITCFSCEIK comes from the coding sequence GTGATAAAAAAGATTGAAGTGTTTGCAGCACGTTTACAATTAAAGGAACCATTCATTATTTCGTATGTTCATTTAGATGATATGCCAACTATTCTTACCAGAATAGAGACGGATGAGGGGGTAGTTGGCTGGGGCGAAGCTGTGCCTGATCAAAATGTGACTGGTGAAACTTGGGAGAGTACGTATCACGTTATTAAACATGAATTAGCCCCATTATTGATTAATGAAGATCCATTTGCAGTAGAGCGTATTCATAAAAAGTTTAATGAAAAAATTGATGGAGTCCCTTCAGCAAAAGCAGCATTGGACATTGCACTCTATGATTTGATGGGGAAAATGACTGGTCAACCTGTTTATCAATTAATTGGCGGAAAAGCACATGAGGAATTACAGGTGCCAAGAGTGATTAGTATTAAAAGTCCAGAAGAAATGGCTAAAGATGCAAGTGAATTTGTAAAATCGGGTTTCCGTAATATTAAAATTAAGGTTGGTACAAATGCTGAAATAGATATTGCTCGTATTCGTGCGGTAAGAGAAGCAATAGGGGATGAGGTGCAACTGCGGGTAGATGCCAATCAAGGTTGGAATAGAATGGAGACATTAAAAGTAATAAGAGAAACTACAGCTTGTCATGTAGACTGGTACGAGCAACCTGTAAAAGCACATGATTTAAGAGCGTTAAAAGAAATCAGAGCCCTTTCTCCTTGTAGTATTATGGTAGATGAGGGTGTTCATAATATTTATGATTTAGTCGATGTCATAGAAATGCGTGCTGCGGATATGCTAAATATAAAATTAATGAAATCAGGTGGAATCTATCCAGCTCTAGCTCTAGCAAGTCTGGCAGAGGCTGCAGAGATGCCTTGTCAAGTAGGCTCTATGGTGGAATCAGCAATCGGAACAATGGCTGGGGCACACCTAGCGATTAGTAAGTCGATTATCCATACAAACGAGATGGTTGGGCCATTAATGTTTGTAAAAGATGTGGCAAATGTTACATACTATAAAGACATCCTACAGTTAAGCCATAAAGCTGGATTAGGAATAGAAGTTGATGAGCAATATGTGAAAGAAATTACATGCTTCTCCTGTGAAATTAAATAA
- the recG gene encoding ATP-dependent DNA helicase RecG — protein sequence MTELYGPVNELKGVGKETAAHLESLGINTIADLLWTFPHRHEDFRLKDLAQTPHNERVTVECKVEREPTVLFLGRNKSRLQVTVLAGRHLVKVVFFNQGYLKQKLVPGAIITVTGKWDRGRQVINGTSVTFGPKTDQVDFEPVYSLKGLIPQKRFRKYMRQVLDDCGAVLPDTIPHYLLESYKLVSIREGLEGIHFPLDAGHAKQARRRFAYEELLNFQLRIQALRKIRKDSEHGTVIQFDVHKLRDFIASLPYELTNAQKRVVNEICKDLKEPHRMNRLLQGDVGSGKTVVAAIGLYAAVTAGFQGALMAPTEILAEQHLENLKEWFQPFGIRVALLSGSTKTKERRVILADLANGDLDIVIGTHALIQPDVVFHKLGFVITDEQHRFGVEQRRVLRDKGENPDVLFMTATPIPRTLAITAFGEMDVSMIDEMPAGRKQIETHWMKKEQIGSVLSKLELELAAGRQAYAICPLIEESDKLDVQNAVEIYEQLATYFKDRYQVGLMHGRLSADEKDAVMRAFSEGTIQVLVSTTVVEVGVNVPNATFMIVYDAERFGLAQLHQLRGRVGRGEHQSYCILLADPKSDEGKERMQSMTETNDGFRLAEKDLELRGPGDFFGRKQSGLPDFQVADLVHDYRILETARKDATEMLETKAFWQDDDYQYLRKMLEDSGVLQGERFD from the coding sequence ATGACTGAATTATATGGACCCGTCAATGAATTAAAAGGCGTCGGGAAAGAAACAGCAGCACATCTTGAATCACTAGGAATCAATACAATAGCTGATTTATTATGGACGTTCCCACATCGACATGAAGATTTTCGTTTAAAAGATTTAGCGCAAACACCACATAACGAACGTGTGACGGTTGAATGTAAGGTGGAGCGTGAGCCTACAGTTTTGTTTTTAGGTCGCAATAAATCAAGACTTCAAGTAACCGTTTTAGCAGGACGTCATTTAGTGAAAGTCGTATTTTTTAATCAGGGCTATTTAAAGCAAAAGCTTGTACCTGGAGCCATTATTACGGTGACTGGAAAATGGGATCGTGGTAGACAAGTAATCAACGGCACTTCTGTCACATTTGGTCCTAAAACGGATCAAGTAGACTTTGAGCCTGTCTATAGTCTGAAAGGTTTGATCCCACAAAAAAGATTTCGAAAATATATGCGACAAGTGTTAGATGACTGTGGTGCAGTGTTGCCAGATACCATTCCACATTATTTACTAGAGTCGTATAAGCTCGTTTCAATAAGAGAGGGCTTGGAGGGTATTCATTTTCCACTGGATGCCGGACATGCTAAACAGGCAAGAAGACGCTTTGCCTATGAGGAGCTATTGAACTTCCAATTGCGTATTCAAGCTTTACGGAAAATAAGGAAGGATAGTGAACACGGTACAGTCATTCAGTTTGATGTGCATAAGTTACGAGACTTTATTGCTTCTTTGCCCTATGAATTGACGAATGCCCAAAAACGCGTGGTGAATGAAATTTGTAAAGATTTGAAGGAACCGCATCGAATGAATCGCTTGCTACAGGGGGATGTAGGTTCAGGGAAAACAGTCGTAGCGGCAATAGGGCTATATGCGGCCGTAACAGCAGGTTTTCAAGGAGCCTTAATGGCACCAACTGAAATATTAGCAGAACAGCACTTGGAGAACTTGAAAGAATGGTTCCAGCCCTTTGGCATTCGTGTTGCACTGTTATCTGGGTCCACTAAAACAAAGGAGCGACGTGTGATATTAGCTGATTTGGCAAATGGGGATCTTGATATTGTCATTGGCACACATGCACTCATCCAGCCAGATGTTGTTTTTCATAAATTAGGCTTTGTCATCACGGATGAACAGCACCGCTTTGGTGTGGAGCAACGTCGTGTTTTGCGAGATAAAGGGGAGAATCCAGATGTGCTCTTTATGACAGCTACCCCGATACCAAGAACACTGGCTATTACGGCATTTGGGGAAATGGATGTATCGATGATTGATGAAATGCCAGCAGGGCGCAAGCAGATTGAAACGCATTGGATGAAGAAAGAACAAATCGGCTCTGTTTTGTCCAAGCTAGAATTAGAGTTAGCGGCTGGAAGACAAGCCTATGCGATTTGCCCGCTTATTGAGGAATCCGATAAGCTTGATGTTCAAAATGCAGTGGAAATTTATGAGCAGCTAGCGACTTATTTTAAAGATCGTTATCAGGTCGGTTTAATGCATGGGCGTTTATCAGCCGATGAAAAAGATGCTGTTATGCGGGCTTTTAGTGAAGGAACCATTCAGGTTTTAGTTTCTACAACCGTTGTGGAGGTAGGTGTGAATGTGCCGAATGCTACCTTTATGATTGTCTATGATGCTGAACGTTTTGGCTTAGCGCAGTTGCATCAGCTTCGAGGGCGTGTTGGGCGTGGAGAGCATCAATCCTACTGTATTTTACTTGCTGATCCTAAGTCTGATGAGGGGAAAGAGCGTATGCAATCGATGACGGAAACGAATGATGGTTTCCGTTTAGCTGAAAAAGATTTGGAATTAAGGGGACCAGGGGACTTTTTTGGTAGAAAGCAAAGTGGTTTACCTGATTTTCAAGTAGCTGATTTAGTACATGATTATCGTATACTGGAGACCGCTAGAAAAGATGCCACAGAGATGCTTGAAACAAAGGCGTTTTGGCAGGATGACGACTATCAATACTTGCGTAAAATGCTAGAGGATTCTGGTGTTTTACAAGGGGAACGCTTCGATTAG
- the fapR gene encoding transcription factor FapR gives MRRTKKERQRLLSETIAENPFVTDEQLATQFQVSVQTIRLDRMELSIPELRERIKDVASKNYENEVKSLPIDEVIGEIVDIELDHRALSIFDVQEEHVFQRNGIARGHHLFAQANSLAVAVIDDELALTVHSNITFVKPVRAGNRVITKAIVIGRDEQKHRTKVEVTSTVNGETVFVGEFDMYRTKGKGE, from the coding sequence TTGAGACGAACGAAAAAAGAGCGACAGCGACTACTATCTGAAACGATAGCTGAAAATCCATTCGTCACAGATGAACAGCTAGCAACACAGTTTCAGGTAAGTGTCCAAACAATTCGTTTAGACCGTATGGAGTTATCCATACCAGAATTACGAGAGCGAATTAAAGACGTTGCTTCAAAAAACTATGAAAATGAAGTAAAATCTCTACCGATTGATGAGGTCATCGGGGAAATTGTAGATATTGAATTAGATCATCGAGCACTCTCGATTTTTGATGTACAAGAAGAGCATGTTTTTCAGCGCAATGGCATTGCACGTGGCCATCATTTGTTTGCGCAAGCAAATTCATTAGCGGTTGCAGTAATTGATGACGAACTAGCATTAACCGTACATTCCAATATAACGTTTGTGAAACCTGTACGAGCTGGAAATCGTGTTATTACAAAAGCGATTGTTATCGGACGAGATGAACAAAAACATCGTACAAAAGTCGAGGTAACATCTACCGTTAATGGTGAAACCGTTTTTGTTGGTGAGTTTGATATGTACCGCACGAAAGGTAAAGGTGAGTAA
- the plsX gene encoding phosphate acyltransferase PlsX — MKLALDGMGGDNAPKSVVEGALLALEQIPNLEIQLYGQQDKLEPFLKQHDRLKVIHCEEVVEGTDDPARAVRRKKDSSMARMMDAVEEGRADACLSAGNTGALMAGGLFKVGRIEGIARPALATTLPTLDGKGFLMLDLGANADARPEHLVQYAIMGDIYAKKVGGLQKPRIGLLNIGTEDKKGNELTKAAFELLKEADLNFIGNVEARDLLEGVADVVVTDGFTGNMVLKSIEGTAGALFSMLKEAFMSSTKTKISAALMKNNLRDLKNKMDYTEYGGAGLFGLQAPVIKAHGSSNAKAIFSAIRQANTMVEHTVISTITETVRHIEID, encoded by the coding sequence ATGAAATTAGCGCTTGATGGAATGGGTGGAGACAATGCACCAAAATCAGTTGTTGAAGGTGCACTTTTAGCATTAGAGCAAATTCCAAACTTAGAAATTCAATTATATGGTCAGCAAGATAAGCTGGAACCATTTTTAAAACAACATGATCGATTAAAGGTTATACATTGTGAGGAAGTAGTAGAAGGAACTGATGATCCTGCCCGCGCTGTTCGTAGAAAAAAAGATTCTTCAATGGCACGTATGATGGATGCAGTAGAAGAAGGTAGAGCAGATGCTTGCCTTTCTGCTGGGAACACAGGTGCCCTTATGGCAGGAGGCTTATTTAAAGTAGGTCGCATTGAGGGAATAGCTCGACCAGCATTAGCTACAACGCTACCAACATTAGATGGTAAAGGCTTTTTAATGCTTGATTTAGGAGCAAACGCAGATGCTCGACCAGAGCATTTAGTGCAATATGCGATTATGGGTGATATTTATGCTAAAAAGGTTGGAGGATTACAAAAACCACGAATTGGCTTATTAAATATCGGCACTGAGGATAAAAAAGGAAATGAACTAACGAAAGCAGCCTTCGAATTATTGAAGGAAGCGGATTTGAATTTTATTGGTAATGTTGAAGCGCGTGATTTACTTGAAGGAGTAGCTGATGTTGTTGTAACGGATGGCTTTACAGGCAATATGGTGTTGAAGTCTATTGAAGGGACGGCCGGCGCTTTATTTTCCATGTTGAAAGAGGCCTTTATGTCTTCAACGAAAACAAAAATTTCGGCAGCACTCATGAAAAATAATTTACGTGACTTGAAAAATAAAATGGACTATACAGAGTATGGTGGCGCAGGATTGTTTGGCTTACAAGCACCTGTTATTAAGGCACATGGATCATCTAACGCGAAAGCGATTTTCAGTGCCATTCGACAAGCCAATACGATGGTAGAGCATACCGTTATTTCGACGATTACTGAGACAGTACGTCACATAGAAATTGATTAA